In Sesamum indicum cultivar Zhongzhi No. 13 linkage group LG8, S_indicum_v1.0, whole genome shotgun sequence, the sequence atagttatattattacattaatattttaataaattaagtaacatataaatttaatcaatatatttttataattaaaaataataaaataaattacaacaaacttaTACAAAATAAGACAACAGTAGATAGGAATGCTATTACATATTAGCCGTGAAATATGAAGAATATTCCCAATGGATGGGCTGCAATGCCACGTACCAACATGTCATACAACTTGGCCTGCAAGAGTCAATCGTCAACATCAACGACCTATGTGAATCGGAAGTAACTTCTTTGCAACTTCACCCCCAACATATACTGCGTAATTCTCTTCCCTTTCCTCTCACTTTCCTTACAACTTCACTTTTTACTACTTaaattgtcattaattatattaagaataataaagattttattttattataaaattgacttttattaaataaagattatcaacaaaaaaaatgataaattcaataataataatacgtAAACTAATTATCGGAGCACACTCGATGTACATGCAtagtttaaactttttattgtgtctatttgattatataaaagagaactaaaataatgacagttcttgaaatattttgtattaattttatatatgtatcaatagaatatatcaataaaagaaattctaaaaatatggtcattttatataaaaataaaaataattaagagtattttaattgatatatatttaaccaAACCAAAACTTCGACTCTCACACTTAATAAACAGTACAGAGAATATTGGTTTTaaactattaataataataattttacataagaTGGAGACGAAAATTGATTTGGCGTAAAATAatagtgtgtatgtgtgtgtgtgtgtgtgtgttgaaaGTTGGACaagaacaataataataataataataataaagtaaaagaagCAACCAAACTTCTCTCCGACCAATCCAACCCCTATATAAAACTCCCCTCATTTAATCCATTCtcttcatctctctctctctctctaaaacaaGATCTTCACACAGAAATGCAGACAAGTGTGGAAGAGAAGCTCAACCCAGATCATAATTTGTGCTCGGAAGACAAAATGAGTGAAGATTTCTACACCCATCTGAAGTTGAGGGAAGAAAATGAAGCTCCAGATGATGATcatggtgatgatgatgaagaggaggaggaggaggaggaattTTCTTTCATGTGTGGAGGAGCAAATACGTCGCCTATAGCGGCGGAGGATGCTTTCTATAACGGCCAGATCAAGCCGGTTTTCCCGTTATTCAACAGGGATTTGCTATTTTCCGGCGAAGATCCCATCGCCGCTGCCGCTTTGCACGAGAGCTTGCCCATGAGGCCGCCGGTGAAGAAGGTGTTCGTGGAGACGAGCGAGGAGAACGGCCAGGTGACGCCGGAGAATGACGAGGTCTCGGGGTCCTACTGCGAGTGGTCGGACAGAAAGGCGGTTGAGGCGTCGCCGGAGGCCTGCAAGAAGAGCAACTCAACCGGGTTCTCCAAGATTTGGCGGTTCAAGGATTTACTGGGCAGGAGCAACAGTGATGGGAGGGACGCTTTCGTTTTCTTGAACAACGCCCACGCTCCGCCTCCACCGTCCGCGGCGGAGCAGTCAACAAAAGGAGACGAAATGGGTGAGAGGACAAAAGTGAAGGAGAAGGCGAAGAAGGGCGGAAAGGGGAAAACGGCGGCGGTAAGGGTGTCGGCACATGAAGCGTACTTGAGGAGTAAGGCGAAGGGGGAGGAGCGGCGGCGGTCGTATCTGCCGTACCGACCGGAGTTGATGGGGTTCTTTACTAATGTTAGTGGTGGATTAACCAAAAATGTTCATCCCTTTTAACCTCAGAAAAGGGTTtccattattattactattagtCTTCAATTGtacatttttctctaaaatatctatatatttaggacatttatttttttatttatttctatggACTTGAAGGAAAATAACTCATTagttgtatttttcttatgtacaacaatataaatatatcaatataatttctaGGATTTAAGTTTATTCATTgtgtgtaataatttttatttttatggtaaaaataAGTTGTATAAAAAACTGTAAGTTAATcgataataaaaattgagagtgtacgaaaataaaagttaaagtgcaaaaaaattaaaaaaatagcttgGGTAAATTATAGCCACCTCCTCcgaggtttggcataattacaaatacctcatcgttgtttgaaaaattacaaatgtcCCCTTTATTTTTAACATCCGTCTAATAACAAGTTCATTCTGTTAGGTtttctattcaatttttgcGGTGAACTGCttttttggattataaattataattttatatatattataattttttaaaatatttttatgaaataatattccctctagattatttattttatccactctcaatttttttatattttttaacctattttttttttaaaaattcaacaggggtaaaatagtaatgtccGCTTCACCTTCTAgtgtttacataattattttctatttgaggggtatatataattttttaaacaacaagggggtaattcataattatgcaaaatctcagtagttgtaatttaactaacttaaTACTTAATAATAAACTACAAAAGTTGTAGGAAGTTGCTTATCACTTTTAACTttaatcaacttaatttaaatagtttaaaaacaaaaattataaaacaaaacactattttcaatttatttttcatgataaatatttaaaataaatgtttgcAAGCACCTCCTTAATATGAGATTGATGATATTTGTGAGATtggtatttaaatatttttccttagaTGACAAAACGAGATCATTTTTTATGGACCGTTGAGAATAATTAGATCCAATTCATGAACGGTGGGGATTatctatcatattttaatttcgcATATTGGCATTGTTCTAAtgtatgaaattttgaaaattaaaaatataattaaattaaatgataatttaaaaatgttatgcatattatacatattaatttgatGCTATTATGTCACAGTAAAAAGGGGATAGAAGATTTTTTTACCGTTCACTGTGTTTTGATGGGTTGTTTTTGCATTGTTCTaaggtaaaaggaaaaatagtatttttagttttattaaattaggttcgttttaattttaatcttattttttatgattttttcacattgcattctataagtaagaaattctcattttcagtcATCACGAAactttttcatccaataattaGGGGAAAAGTCATGGGTCCGTTAGTCCAACATGTGTTTGAACTAACGACTCCTTCACGACTTTGTTAATTATTGGACTGAAAAAAgcacatgaaaattaaaaatgaaaaaaaaattaatttatagagtgtaatataaagaaatcataataaattaaactaaattagaAAAGACTCCAACGTATACGACCAAAAATACGATTTTTTTCAAAGTAAAATCATCAAACATTTAGGCATATCACAGACAAAAGGACTTTTCCAATTGTTGGCATCCATAGCTGGGTAAATAATATTGGGGTTAGAgggtaattaaatttatttaactttttttataaatccaTACATCTTATAATATCTCTTTTAgacttataaaatgtttattgtcgttctaaaataatttcttaaaataattagataaaataatatcacaaaacTTACAAAATGTCGATCATGgcaattaattgtaattaacagaaccaaaatttgaatataaattggAAATTCTGtacttttctcaaaaaaagcttataaattttgaaaattttatgttgtaaatataatataaaaaattaaaaaaaattcacttacAAATATCGGTTTATGACTCCAcgacattaatttttttgttgggtCGATAATACcccttaaattttttctttttttttttgtaaaatgtgATGTGTTCTTATttgtaatacattttaaattataaaagtatttattatatgcacgcacACAACGAACAACGAAGGAAGGctagtattaaaaaaaaaagaaatataaaaattcatccaAACAGGGTCAAAAATATAGGGATGTGCATTAGGTTGCACAAATTCGGACCATAAAAGAAtgtaaaattgagaaattttttttgcttggaTCAAGTTTGGttgaatcaaataattataaagtaagtgtattgattgatcatttaataaattatatttgttatataattaatttaaatttgattgaattagattcgaactaaaatttgtgaaaaCTAAGAAGAAAAGATGTGCGGTGTAGGTAACCCAAGTGTTAATGTTAGGTTTGGAGAGGAGAGGAGGGGGTGGTGTAGTGTGGGTAGGGGGGACACAGTAACAGCTTATTCAACTTGGTGGACCCCAACTAACATAACCCAAAACTAACATGCACCCCACCACTTTGCTTCCCAACTACTTTGatattcttttctatttatttttaaatataaaaaaatttgaatgactTCAAGTTGGATATAGTGAGGAAGTGTTGGACGCTTAGGTGATTTGGGTGGCGTGCAAGCTCATCTGGGTATCTTATGGAAGAATTTTGAGCTTATTGCTGAGTTGGTTATTTAGAGCCAACAATTGGCTTCCAAATTTCAATGTGTTTGAAAATCTTATGTTGGTTATAGATGTACTTCAACATCACCTACCAACAAATTGCCTGTATCCATATGTTAGGGTTCCACTTTGATGTGGGATTCTTGCAAAATATctactattttaatataagttgtacatttaatttattcattcaaGATCTTTACGATTCGAGCTCGATGgaccataaattttaatatgtacgGACTGATTATCATGATcattgtattattttagtgTTTATAATTCATGTGAAATCATAAAGTCCTCCATGCAGTAGGTAGAACTTTTGCTATTCTAATATTCTTACAGTtttcattatcttttttctatGACCTAATAATTTAAGCATCAGATAATCATAACCGGAGTTTTCCGGTATAGTTTTGAGGGTTATGTGTTGTGTAAGATCACATCCTGGATAATCAAggtgtattttcttttttttttttttttcatgatttagAGTAGCAAACActttaaaagataatattttgagttttcaGCACAACACACTTGTATTTAAATCGAATCTCTTGGGagattttatagaaaaagaacaaatgaaAAACTCTGGTGAATTGCTCTACTTTCCCGGTAAAGAAATTACGAAAGGtggatataattattcaaaattccCCCGCCAAACTCCCATTAACTAGTCGgtgaaaattttctatcaCACTTAAAGTATTACACATGAATGTAATACCAATATATGATTGACACATGttccttttgaaaatttaaaaatataattaaattaaattaaaattaaaattttaaaatgaaacagcATACTGTATACACGTAGGTACGACATCAATGCGTAACATCAAAGTGGGACAGAACATCTTTCAACGCAACCAAGAACTCTCGTCTTTATTTCTCCATTTGAGATATACAAGTTAAGTTTGGTCTCTTAGCAACAAACCAAGTTCTTCAAGAACTACTAACAGCAGCATTagcatataacaaataagaaGAAAACTTTCCTCTGACTAATACATCCTGATTATTCTTGCCATGATAAGCGACTTGTTTCACTCTCTTGTCCACAACCATCCTTGCAGCAGAACCTTACAATCATGCACATGGGCTGCTCTTCTCATATCCAACGGTACAGTACGGCATTGTTCACAAAGGGGGCACCACCTCCCTGCACAAAGTATACGTAAAATTGACTCATCATATAAGCAAGCATACACAAAGGCAGATGCTGCAGCTGATCAATCATACCCATTCACCTATTCACTTGCCTCACTTCTCTGATGCAAAACTCACAGAATACAAAGTTGTATGATACAGACAGGATTTTACGTGAGAGTTAAATTTTCACCGCAGATCGAATATTTCCAGTCTCAGGTTTGGGTTGAAAATGATGTTGGTGGAATCCTCGTAAATGGGGCTTCCATTAGATGTTTCTCTGTGAGTGTGAAAGCCCGTTTCGTGGCATTCCCTCAGAATGCTCATCCCGTCAGGGTCGGACAGTCTGAAAATTCCGCATTTTCTGTGACAAAAGATAGGTCCGGAAATGGTTGAGGGATTAATGGTGCAAGAAATTTTTTACAGTAATAGATGTAGTCCATcttaaagaaagaagaagtactgaaaattttgtaaGACCTCGAATGGTCGGTTGGAGCCATGACAATGCCCACGGCTTCCGGTACCATCACCTTAACCGATGAAATGTAGAAATTAGGTTATGAATATAAAGATGTAAGCAAGAGAGACGGAAGAAAATAAGCACATAAGGAGACTTGCATGGTGATAGTGTGACAGTGATAATAATGTCAGGCAGAGTACCACTAAAACTAGGAAAAGTTATGAAGTATAACAATAGTGTTATGGTGAAATACAATTAGACCCTGCGGTAGAAATGAGATCAATTACCTGATAAGTATATTGGGTGTGCAGGTCAATTGATGACATGAAACAACTCTGAGATGGATGTGTCTGAAAAGTTACAGAAAAGTTCAGGTAAAAATGAACTTCTACATCCCTTTGTAAAACGTAAACATACAAAACCAATGGAAGTAACATAGGAATGTCGGGAAATTGATTCGAtggaaattatgaaatataactTTAGAGGAAGGAGTGgtttcttaatatatagttatacTTCCTGGTGTTTTGCCAAGAATGTAGATGCTGCAGAATCTTGGTCTGAAGGTCGGCAATTCATGGTTTTGCTACTTATGCATAAGTTGCAACTTTGCAACCCCTTGATAACcaaaaattattgagaaaaagaTAACCAGTAAAAGAACTCACATGTGTAAACAGATAAAAAGATGCggtaaaaaatattgcaatatttatcaaaatcaaagattattttgttaaCAATAAAATCACCAGTTGAAGATGGGACTGCCAGGTATTATTTGATGTAAAAGTTAAAACTGATCAATTTTGACATCCATGATGAAAATGTGATGATACGGGACCACACATCACCTAACTGCATGCCCTTGAAGGTAGTTACGTTTGGTCTTTACCAATTTTCAACAACTCCCGTTGCAAAGCTACCGCAATATCCTTTAACACAGGAGCCTCATTCTTTCTCAAGGATTCACTTTTACAAGCATTGGcctgcttttgtttttttttacataattcaaCTATGCTTATTGGTTAGGCTCAGCCCAACCACAGGCCAAGGCCATACCATTTGTTATATCTTGTTGAGTCCTCATAATTGGTTAGGCTCAGCCCACGAGCAATCAGGCCTTTAGGCAGGATTGACTGACTCGACAGTCCTATTTTCTAAGCCAGCTCTGATGCCAACTATAATGCCCCAAGTCCATTCATAATATGGCTATGCGTCATGCATAAAACTTTTAATCTTCCATTTTGTCTATTTGACACCACTTTCTACTATGGGTAGTGGTATACCTGACAAATGTGGGCATattgatgaagaaaaagaaactgaatAACGTACATGAATCCACCCAATAGGGAATAGGGACTCTTCGTTTTGAATGGCATAAATCTCCTCCTCATTTACTGCTTGACACTATTGAACAGAACGACAAAATTACACACTTGGTATATTAGGAATGAGCTTAGAAAAGCAACTAGGaagtctttcattttttaaattgccaTTCTATGAAAAGGCTGGAATTCTTACAGAATTGGAGGTGGCCTCCTGTTTTGGAATTATGAGAGTAGTGACGTAGAATGTTCCATCTTTCTGCACAATCATACCAAAACAAAGTAAATTCCAAGGGAATAACATGTTTTCTACAATTTGTACCGACATTTTTCTGTACTATATGGAAACTAGTATAGCGTGAAACAGGACAAAAGAATCCACCTTAAAACCCTTGACCATGACAGACCATAGAAGGAGGATGTTACtgtcaagaaaaattattgcTGCTTATCAAGAAAGGCAAAGAAGAAACTTGATTTGAATCTTGTAATAAAAGAATGTTATAAAGAAAGGATTGAGCATCTCTTCATAATTAAGAATACAAGGAAGGAAGACAAGACGACTGGTTGTGAGAACAAAATACGGTAGTAGAGCTAGTTTTTCcttcataattttaactaacgcaATTATTACTTGTGTTGGTGCCAAAAAAATGGTTGCTGATGACATAATATGATACTAATGCAAACTTTTGTCTGATGCCATGTCAGTTGTTATTTCTTCATAACAGTATCAAATACCTGACAGCTGATTTCCacaacatataatacttattataGAATAAATAGAACTTACAAGGAAGGCGCCAAGAACTCCACATGTCTCAAGATTTTTCTCAGTGTTCTCCCTAGCAGCAGTAAGAAAATCCTCCATCAGGCATCCTGACTGATGAATGTTcattattataagtatttatatagtgatcaaatatttctctaaaataatttgcAATTTAGGTACCAGGAAATGGTGTGGTAGAGTATGGTATTCATCATTAGCAGCAAAAGATATACATTTTACCAATATAAAGTTCAGTATCAGAAGTGCGACCCTTTGGATTTTCATATCTTACCATATGGATGTCCTTGAGATGTTTAGATGCTGCTTGCTCATTGCTTGACAAATTTGATTGATCATCTACTGCATTTGGAACTGAGAACCGTGATGTTTCAGGTCCATGAGGAGGAGGCTGCAAAAAGGAGATTCCGGGGGATGGAAAATACTTTGTGACGGAATGCACATCAATCTTGCAACAAATTTCCCCAGCCATGGAACTAGTTGGCCATCATGTACTTTATTGAAGTCAAAACTATGCAGCAACTGCTGAGATTTGTTGGAGATGCTGACACAGCCTCTTCCTTGTTAAAcatgttgaaaatataaatttagctGCAAAAAACTTCATTGGGTTAGGTCAAAATGTATGTAAGGTTCTAGCTTGTGAAAGCGTTAAATCAAAAACTGAAACATATGGTTAGTTTCCGATCCTAATCCAGTTTGCCTGGCTCCTTTTAGagcagaaaatgaaaagggcCTATACTTGAATAATTGCTGATTACAATGTCACTCGAACAAGTTAAGTCCATCAAGAACTTTTCCCAATTCATCCTCACTATGAGTGTTTATCATAATCCAGGCCCATATATCATCTAAGTAACTTGAGTACTAACAAAAGCCGTAGTTATTTAGTTTGGCAGAAAGGTTCACTTGCCCAGTTACTGTGTTGTCATGATGCAAAAAACACTGATTGCCCTATATATCTTTTAGACCATTACATGTTCTTGCTGCCCTGTGATACATGTTCGCAggaatatatatgattttctttattaaacaTAGGGCAGattgaaaaaccaaaaaaggaaaaaggtcCCATCTTAGgaaataaaatcttaattcAGAACATGAGAACAGGAATAGATCATTTAATTTGAGATTAAGGAGCATAATTCATGGTATCAGAATATGATCAGCAGCTCAAGAACTGAAAATGAACCCAGCAGATGACAGTTGATAACATTGAATTAAACAAAACCCAGAATTCTAAAACAAGTAACTCGTAACAAGCAAGAAAATCTACACGCTTCGACAACAATAACTCAAAGAAAGGGAAGAACGACCCACCATCATCGGCAGCCAAAACTGGTGGCGGCAGATAGGAAAGAATCAGCTGCCGTACACATCTCTCTATGTGCTCTGTTCTTTCTTTAATCTCTGTATAACAGATGAATTATACCCAGATTTTCTACGCAAAAGAGAATAGAAGTTGCAGGTGATTTGATCGTTGGCCTGTTGGGTCTGTGAGGGTGATAAGGCGAGGGTGGACTAATGTTTTCTGTTCATCCATATTCCAAGtgttaaaacacagggggtgctatgcaatttaccctataaattatatagtgatTAAAAAGCCTCCAAATatgtttacttttatataaaataatgaaataaattacaaccacctcccctaatatttaaaataattataaatttttatcatcttACAAATGATATATTGATTAGAACATCTATTTAATAACAAACtcattttgtcaaatttacattcatttttataataaattgaccaaaatatcatttttatattatgaattatgatctttgtaaaaaatttaaaatatttttgtaatatgcCCTATGGATTACATTTTAccaccctcaattttttttgtttttttttatatttttaaaaaatatttttatttaaaaaaatatcttaaaatagCATTGCTCGCCTCACAGTTTATGCGCTACATAGTTAATTTCTATTTGAAGGGGACATTTGTAGGCTTTTAAAcaatgaaagagtatttataattatgcaaaattttaaaagagatgattgtaatttatccaaaataaagtttttttattaataatattttatctatgCATATTTTGTTATGAGGAAAAAATTCACCAGTGCTTGTAAGTGATTGGTGAATTGACTTTTACTAAAGGGTAGGTACTGTCGTTGATATGTaaatttgcatttaaaattattttaattcataagtTCATTTCTATAGGATATAAAAAGTTCTATatccaaaacaaaaatagaaatgaatgtaacatttttaatttttaatttggacGAAATATGCTAACGCTAACAAAAATAAtcacatgaatttttaattttttccttcatttaatatttttatatatatttttatacttaaggaataaatgtaatatatatatatatgtggagtgaagttctttttattattattattattattattgataatttaatgaagttaacatcattacattgttcaagtacaaaattattatataaaattattaaataaaaagtaaaattaaaaattttatgtatcttTTTTGCGAACAtcagcatttttcgtccaaaccctaacgaaagggagatatatataaacagtGAATTCTCAGAGgaggtataaatataattttgaattttttttgaagaaaaagtaTAAGTTAGCATTTTTAGAGAATGTCTACTAGTAATTGACCTAAATACTTATTTAGgacaaagtaaaagaaaaattaggcGTTCGTTGCCGGAATGCAAGAATCCAACTAAACATTTTACTGAAAATCTGACCATTAACAAGGTTAAATACATGATACACTGGTGCAGGGATGAATGACATATacatcttaattataaaaaatgaggtATATGTCAATCATCCAtctatcaaatatattatacactGGGTGTAACATCTACAGAACCCGTTAACAACCCTTCTGTACAATATACATAGAAATTGCGGATTTGTATTGTTACCCATAACAACAAAGGGGAGCTCATTTTTCCCACTTCATAcgtgtaaatgtaatataccGCAAAACTACACTgatgaactaaaattacaagaaatgaGAGAACCACGACCTCAATCTTAGCCTTGGAAATCTTTAGAGTGTGTAGGTTGCTAACTTTAGTAGGCAGCAAAGAATTTCCAGACAGGCAGTTCCTTCTTTGTGTGCAGTCTTCAAAAAACTCTCAGTTTCTAACTTGCACTCGACATTCTATACAGCCGTTGTCTTTTACATCAGTATGGGTTGAGCTTTCCAACCTGTCACTTGTGCAGAATGGACTCTTTGCTACCGAAGAGTGTTCTTCCATGAATTGATGAGCAATATCTGTACACCCCTGCTTTTCGTAGCTCATAAATGCTCCTAAAGCACCCAGAAACCCTTCATGATGCAGAAATAAAGCTTTAGCTTCACCATTTGACCTGAAAATTACGTCGATATGATTAATTACGAGTCCATACTGACGATGAACACAatgaaaaaggagaatataattttgtggCTCAGCTAAAATAACACTGGTGCATGATCTAAATGCTCATTTGGTTCAAGTGGCTGTTGTATTTAATAGCTTGAGCTGGCAATCTAAACGTAGAAAGCCAAAGCTGAGTTCTGGAGTTAAATATAGATATGTTTTCTTAAAGAAGAAGATAAGTAGGAAATGCTTCATCAGACTGCTGAAGAATCATAAGACACAAAAGCAGGTAACTACCAGAAATGAACTGCGACAGAGATTGTG encodes:
- the LOC105168262 gene encoding uncharacterized protein LOC105168262, whose product is MQTSVEEKLNPDHNLCSEDKMSEDFYTHLKLREENEAPDDDHGDDDEEEEEEEEFSFMCGGANTSPIAAEDAFYNGQIKPVFPLFNRDLLFSGEDPIAAAALHESLPMRPPVKKVFVETSEENGQVTPENDEVSGSYCEWSDRKAVEASPEACKKSNSTGFSKIWRFKDLLGRSNSDGRDAFVFLNNAHAPPPPSAAEQSTKGDEMGERTKVKEKAKKGGKGKTAAVRVSAHEAYLRSKAKGEERRRSYLPYRPELMGFFTNVSGGLTKNVHPF
- the LOC105168263 gene encoding AMSH-like ubiquitin thioesterase 2 isoform X1; this translates as MAGEICCKIDVHSVTKYFPSPGISFLQPPPHGPETSRFSVPNAVDDQSNLSSNEQAASKHLKDIHMSGCLMEDFLTAARENTEKNLETCGVLGAFLKDGTFYVTTLIIPKQEATSNSCQAVNEEEIYAIQNEESLFPIGWIHTHPSQSCFMSSIDLHTQYTYQVMVPEAVGIVMAPTDHSRKCGIFRLSDPDGMSILRECHETGFHTHRETSNGSPIYEDSTNIIFNPNLRLEIFDLREVVPPL
- the LOC105168263 gene encoding AMSH-like ubiquitin thioesterase 2 isoform X3; its protein translation is MAGEICCKIDVHSVTKYFPSPGISFLQPPPHGPETSRFSVPNAVDDQSNLSSNEQAASKHLKDIHMSGCLMEDFLTAARENTEKNLETCGVLGAFLKDGTFYVTTLIIPKQEATSNSTHPSQSCFMSSIDLHTQYTYQVMVPEAVGIVMAPTDHSRKCGIFRLSDPDGMSILRECHETGFHTHRETSNGSPIYEDSTNIIFNPNLRLEIFDLREVVPPL
- the LOC105168263 gene encoding AMSH-like ubiquitin thioesterase 2 isoform X4; protein product: MINQICQAMSKQHLNISRTSIWENTEKNLETCGVLGAFLKDGTFYVTTLIIPKQEATSNSCQAVNEEEIYAIQNEESLFPIGWIHTHPSQSCFMSSIDLHTQYTYQVMVPEAVGIVMAPTDHSRKCGIFRLSDPDGMSILRECHETGFHTHRETSNGSPIYEDSTNIIFNPNLRLEIFDLREVVPPL
- the LOC105168263 gene encoding AMSH-like ubiquitin thioesterase 2 isoform X2; translated protein: MAGEICCKIDVHSVTKYFPSPGISFLQPPPHGPETSRFSVPNAVDDQSNLSSNEQAASKHLKDIHMSGCLMEDFLTAARENTEKNLETCGVLGAFLKDGTFYVTTLIIPKQEATSNSCQAVNEEEIYAIQNEESLFPIGWIHTHPSQSCFMSSIDLHTQYTYQVMVPEAVGIVMAPTDHSRKCGIFRLSDPDGMSILRECHETGFHTHRETSNGSPIYEDSTNIIFNPNLRLEIFDLR